Genomic segment of bacterium:
TTTGCTACTGCCGATGGCGAGGTGGCGTTTGCGGGAGTCGATGAAATCCTGGGTTTGTGTATTGTTATCAATCATGGCGAGAACGGCTGGATTACCAAATACGGACATAACGAACTGCTGCTCGTGAAAGAGGGTGAGTCTGTCAGAAAAGGGCAGGCTATTGCAATTTTTGGAGGCTCGGATAGTTCGGGCACCGGTCCGCACCTCCATTATGGCATGTTTTATAAGGGGAAGCCGGTAAATCCGCTCGATTATCTTCCCGAGATACCGAGGTTGAAAAAAACGCAGAGTTGAATTGATTGAGAAGCTTCGAATTGTAATGAAATGTTCAGAAAAGCATTGTGTGCCGGTTTTTGAGTCGTGGGGGGAGGGGAAGGTTTGATGATTGAGTGGAATCTGGCTCAATGTCCCGAGGTACATGCTTGCAGATTGCGCCGTTTGATTAATTTTGGGGGGAGCATGGCGAAACAGAATGAATCCGAAGGTGTAATGAATACCATCGTTGGAAAGGGTACCAGAATCGAGGGACAGATGGATGTCGCTCAGAGCATCAGGATTGATGGTACATTCAAAGGATCGATTACCGCCGCCGATACACTTATTGTCGGTTCTTCCGGAGATCTTTCCGATGTATCGGTCAAGGTTAAAAATGCCATCATCGGCGGAAAAATAAAAGGGAATATCATCGCGTCTAATAAAATTACCCTTGAAAGCACCTCTAACCTCGAGGGTGATCTAACCGCCAAGCTTCTCGTGATCGAAGAAGGCGCGTTGTTTTCCGGGAACTGCAGAAGTGGTGATAAAACTGACCCCCATACTTCAACATTTGCTCTGAAGCCTGCAAACATTCTCGATAAGCATTAAAACATGAAATCGGAATGCGGAGAAAATGAATCATCAGACATCCGGAGAAAATGAACAGGTCAGGGTTTTTGTCAGAACAACACAGAAAACGGCGCTTTTAGCCGGAACTGTCATCGGAGCGATTCTTTCATTTTTCTGGTCTGGTCCCATCGGTTATGGTTTTTTATCGGGAGTCGGGGTGAGTGTTATCAATTTTCAGCTCATGGCTGTCGATGCTTACCATGTTACCGGGAAAACACCCGATGCATCACGGAAATACATTATCGGACGGTTTATTATCCGTTTCGCTATAATGTTCGGATTTATCAGCCTTATTGTTACTCGTACTGATTTCAATGTATTTGCCGCGTTTGCGGGACTGTTTTTTGTTCAAGTGATTCTTATCGGAGGGCGGTTGGCACATATGGCTCGCCTTGCGGTTAAAACTTCCAAAGGTTAACTGAATGACGGGTAAAAAATTACTGATTCTGGCCGGTATCTTTTTCGCAGCGGAAATACTTGTTCTCATCGTTTTTGGCGGAATAGGCCAGAATGCCGAAAAAGAAGGGGTGGAACTCTTCAGAGTCGGCCCTGTGACGTTCTACAGGCATGAAATGGGGCTCGAAAATTTCCAGGAAGTCCCCCGCTGGAATCTCGACAGTACTCCCGAAGGCGAAACCACCTTCTGGGCGCTCAATAAAAAAACCACCGTCATGATTATCATCATCGATATTTTCATCGTTCTTATGGCTTACCTTGCGACCCGGACAATCCGACATGTGCCCGGGAGAATCCAGAATATTTTTGAAATCATCGTGGAACTCTTTTCGGGGCTGATTATACAGACGCTCGGCGAGAACGGAAAACGTCACGTTCCCATGCTCGGCTCGCTGTTCCTTTTCATATGGCTCAGCAATATCATCGGGTCGATACCGCTCACTGCCGAACCGACCCGTGACCTCAATGTTCCCATCGCCCATATGCTTGTCGTGCTTTTCGTCGTTCACTTCGAGGCGATTCGTGTCAAAGGATTAAAGGCCTACCTGAAGAGTTATAACGAGCCGTTTTTTGTGATGCTGCCTCTCAATGTCATCGGCGAGATTGCAAAGGGAGTATCCCTTGCATTCCGTCTGTTCGGCAACATTCTCGGCGGCGCGATTATCGTGACGGTTATCTCGTATCTTATCAAGTTCACCATGCTGCCGGTCGGGCTGAACCTGTTTTTCGGAATTTTTGTCGGCACGATTCAGGCGTTTGTTTTCACCATGCTGAGCATGACCTATATAGCTGTAGCTATTGCTGATTGAAAGGTAATTGTACCATGGATTGGATTCTTGTGGCAAAATGCGTCGGTGCCAGTCTGGCGGTAGGTATCGCAGCGTTCGGGAGCGCTTTTGGCGAGGGATATATCGCGATGAAAGCCTCCGAAG
This window contains:
- a CDS encoding polymer-forming cytoskeletal protein, whose amino-acid sequence is MAKQNESEGVMNTIVGKGTRIEGQMDVAQSIRIDGTFKGSITAADTLIVGSSGDLSDVSVKVKNAIIGGKIKGNIIASNKITLESTSNLEGDLTAKLLVIEEGALFSGNCRSGDKTDPHTSTFALKPANILDKH
- a CDS encoding ATP synthase subunit I, which codes for MNHQTSGENEQVRVFVRTTQKTALLAGTVIGAILSFFWSGPIGYGFLSGVGVSVINFQLMAVDAYHVTGKTPDASRKYIIGRFIIRFAIMFGFISLIVTRTDFNVFAAFAGLFFVQVILIGGRLAHMARLAVKTSKG
- the atpB gene encoding F0F1 ATP synthase subunit A, translated to MTGKKLLILAGIFFAAEILVLIVFGGIGQNAEKEGVELFRVGPVTFYRHEMGLENFQEVPRWNLDSTPEGETTFWALNKKTTVMIIIIDIFIVLMAYLATRTIRHVPGRIQNIFEIIVELFSGLIIQTLGENGKRHVPMLGSLFLFIWLSNIIGSIPLTAEPTRDLNVPIAHMLVVLFVVHFEAIRVKGLKAYLKSYNEPFFVMLPLNVIGEIAKGVSLAFRLFGNILGGAIIVTVISYLIKFTMLPVGLNLFFGIFVGTIQAFVFTMLSMTYIAVAIAD